A segment of the Corylus avellana chromosome ca2, CavTom2PMs-1.0 genome:
tttatttttttcatcttgttAAGGGAAATTTTTGCCTTGCAGGAAGCGATAGAGGTCATGGTTGCTTGCTCTGCCATGGCTTTAGCAAAAGAGGAGGAATCAAAGGGAGAAGGAAAGCAATCTTCAGAAAGAAAATGGGCTAAATGGAAGCGCGGTGGTATCATTGGTGCTGCAGCAATAACTGGAGGAGCCTTGATGGCAGTTACTGGTGGTATGGAgccctcaaattttttcttctcaGAAAGTCCCACTTTAAACACttcttttatcattttagtGGTTGACTCTTCAGTTCCATTTTCAATATTCAACAGGATTAGCTGCCCCAGCGATTGCTGCAGGACTTAGTGCCTTAGCTCCAACATTAGGCACTCTCATCCCTGTGATTGGAGCAGGTGGGTTTGCTGCAGCTGCAAGTGCTGCAGGAACTGTCGCTGGTTCAGTTGCTGTTGCTGCATCATTTGGAGGTGACTACTTGATTGCATTTCTTACTTTAAGATTCTTCTCAAactgtagcattattcttttttccctttacaAGAACAAAACGTATGTCTTTGTGTGTCCACTGTTTGTTTTATGAAGCAGTATACAATATGGTTATTTTTAACATGTCTTTAGATGTCTTATATGGGTGTTATTTTTAACTGTGATATAGCTCCTTTTCAGAAATGTCCTTACTACTTAAGTGACTAACATTTTTAAAGGAGGAATAATGCATATTGACTGAGCTCTGGGGGTAATCCTATTAAGCTTTTCTTGTTGCATgatcaaaaaattttctttgcaCTGAATGATCAAATAGAATGGTTTCAATGCAGATTTCATGGAGAAATGCACAGTTATACTGGCATTTAGGTTGTTATAGCAAGTCGTTATGTGATCCTTTAGTTGTTTAAAGGGATTTTGACTAAAAGTGCATAAGTTTTTCTTGTTGTCTTTATAGTTAGATGTTATCAACTTAAAAAGAGTCATCTATACCCATTAACAGCCACTATATCCTCAAAGATCAGTAAAGCTTTTAGCAGTTTATGTTCCAATTTACATAGAAGTCCTTTACACACTATCATGATACATATTTGTCCAGAAATTATGTATAAAGTGATAATTTGCTTATTTGATGGAGAACTTCTTTGTCTCTTCAACCCAGCGGCTGGAGCTGGACTTACGGGGAGCAAAATGGCTAGAAGAGTTGGAGGTGTTGATGAATTTGAATTCAAAGCTATTGGGGAAAACCATAATCAAGGGGTGAGTTTTTGTAGCttccattttctattttattgtaACATTTCATTGTTCCATGAGGAATACTTTTCACTCTGTTTCAATCTGAAGACTATATATATTTGGGTTTTTATATCTTTCTCTGTTTCTCGTCCCCCACTTCTCTTCCTGTCAaacattactcataaaattTCTGGATATAGAACttcaattcttattaaaaaatttctatcAGAGGCTAGCAGTTGAGATCTTGGTCTCAggatttgtttttgatgaggAAGATTTTTTAAGGCCCTGGGAAGGACAAAATGATAACTTGGAAAGGTACATACATCTTTACCATCTTCCAATTCCTGACAAAACTTGTGTTTGGTTTATCACTGAAAAGGTTTAAAGTTAAATTATGAAGTCTCTTCCTTTCTCCCATTGGTTCTTtgtaaagagaaaagaaaggaaagtgaTGAGAAATATCTTGAATTTCCCATCTGGGCTCACCTGAATTTCATTCCCAAATAGGCGAGGTTTGAAGAAGGGCACCAAAGCAAGTTgcatgaagaagaaaatgagaaagaacAGCATATGATTTCCCTTTGTTCNNNNNNNNNNNNNNNNNNNNNNNNNNNNNNNNNNNNNNNNNNNNNNNNNNNNNNNNNNNNNNNNNNNNNNNNNNNNNNNNNNNNNNNNNNNNNNNNNNNNNNNNNNNNNNNNNNNNNNNNNNNNNATgaaacaaaggaaaataatCTTACCCTCTTCTCTCCTTTCCTTCGTCTTCTGATTTAAGGACCAAAGATAAATGCTTATTTTCATCTCAATTTTACCATATATAAGGTGATTCAATTGCATGTAAAGTACTTGATGTGTCTTGTTGATTATCAGTTTCTTCTCTAGTTTATTTGGAGGTTTTTCATTAATAGTGGATTGGCTAAACTAGATAGACATTTCATTGTTGACAAGTAGAACTTCAGTTCATGCCCACTAAAagagattttcttttcttttctttctcctatcTCTTCACCTATTGCCTTCAGTTGCTTCAGTTGTTATGAACTATGCTAGTATCATTTACGAACTAATTATTGCTCGTGGTGCGATaaaaagtgcttttttttttttttgtggaagaTATGATGTCATGAAACAACTATCTAATGAAATTGCTATACCACCTTGTACTTTTGTTCTGTTTGCTTTGCTTCTTATGTTGATAGATTTTTCATTTAGAAATGGTAACTTAAATGCTCAAGGTTTGTGGAGGCCAGAACAGTTTACaaatttgatatcttttatgaccttaacaatttttttaggtATGCGTTGCAGTGGGAGTCTAAGAATTTAATTGCAGTGAGCACTGCAATCCAGGATTGGCTAACTTCAAGTAATAGATTTTGTACTTTTGGCTGCTCTTGTGATTAAGTAATTAGGACAATAATAAGAATCATGTGTGGTGTTGATGTTCCTGCTACTTGCTGTAGGCATTGCCCTGGGGTTGATGAAGCAAGGTGCAATGATGACTGTATTAAGCACACTTTTAACAGCATTGGCTTGGCCGGCAGTGTTACTTGCTGCTACTGACTTTATAGATAGCAAATGGACAATTGCTGTAAACAGGTACTTTTTCGCTCTTAACTTTAAGTGGAATGGAGATCTTAGATGGGAAGAGGGGAAAAAACTGTCCCCCAGTTCCATTTTCATGTGAATTGCATGTGTGCAGAATTGCAGGGTGAGGGGTGGGGTGGTTCTTTCTTTCTGCGTCTTGAATAAGAGGCACCATAGGTTAAAGTTTGTAAAGATGTGTACGGCTGCAATGATAAATATGGTTTTGACTTATTGGTCTAGTAAAATATTGTGGTTGAGGAGCTAGTGAGAAGACTGTAGTACTAATGTGGGGGAAACCTAGTAGAGGATTAAAGCTTACAAAGCAAATCATCTTAAGGGCAACGGATCAAACAATGTTGTTCAGTGCTGTTTTGCACACTGGTAGAGTTTGCCGAATGGTTCATCTATTAACTTGTATTTTGTCATTGTCTAGATCAGACAAAGCAGGGAAGCTGCTTGCTGAAGTATTATTAAATGGACTGCAAGGCAACAGGTACTCTTCAAAACTTCTGTTAATCCagtttcttcaaaaaaaaattagagaaagcagtcattttaatttttattgttggcTTTATATGAATGTTTCAGGCCGGTGACACTTGTTGGTTACTCACTTGGAGCACGGGTGATTTTCAAGTGTCTTCAGTGTTTGGCTGAGACCGAACATGATGGTAACTAGTGCATTTACTCTTCATGACTGTCTTGGGTTTACTAGAGTGATCTTAATGCTCCTCTTCTGAATACTGGCAGCTGAACTTATAGAAAGAGTTGTTCTTCTTGGAGCACCCATCTCAATCAAAGATGAGAACTGGGAAGCTGCTAGAAAGGTGATTGAAGTTCTTTTCCTCTCCTCATAGCACCCCCTTATAACTGTTTCTCCTGGTTGATCTGTCTTTACCACACTCTCATTTGAGGAAGCCCTCTATCACCTCACGCTGTTTTGCAGATGGTGGCTGGAAGATTTGTGAATGCTTACTCCAACGCTGATTGGACGCTTGGCGTTGCTTTCCGTGCCAGGTATACATTGTGGACTATGCAAATCTGGTCTGCAAATTGCAGGAATTTACAATTAATTTACTTGAGGTTGCCTATTTGGTGATCCTATCTGTCAAGTTAGTGAACTTGGCCCAACTATATCTTGTGCACCAGTGGCTTTGGGGTAACGAACCCAATTGTTTTGTGTAGGCTTTTGAAGTTATACACTCATGATAAGATACCTTACCCTCAAAATGTTTTATATCCCCAATCTGACAAACCCATGTCAACCGACCTTGACCAAACCCTGAATGGGTTCCTCAGAGTGATGCTCAAGCAGGTTCAACCTCCACCTGAACTTCAACTTTCTTGAGATGCAGTCCCACGTTTTGAACTTTTGACTGCTTAACCACTACTAGGATGGTCCTATGAGGATGTTGGTTTGATCTATGATTTTTTCAGTTTACCTTTGTTGTATATCATTATCAGGAGATGAATGATCCGTAGGATATTTTAAGATAACTGCCTCATTACACAAATGCAATGCGCGGAAAACCATGAACATTGATTAAAATCCCTGAAATATTTTGAGTGCCAGATTGCGGTGCTCCATATTTTAGTCTAAACTgtaaaacttttatatttttctagtTAGTAGCCATATGGCATTAAAAGGATTAGCCCCCAAAAATAGAGCTATTGTTAGCTACAGGCAGCAGATCAATTTTTTGGAGAAGTTACTGTTGAGATCTCCCTTCTATAttaactaacaattttttttttttttttttgaacagtTTACTTACTCAAGGATTGGCTGGAATTCAACCCATCAATATTCCTGGGATTGAGAATGTACGGTGTTCCTTTCCTTATTTGGCCATCACACTTGCTCTAGGGATTATCATTATTACCCATTCACAATGCTCTTCTTTTCCCCAAAATAAAATGGGTGTTCTTCGGCTTCGCAGGTTGACGTAACAGATCTCATCGAAGGCCACTCTTCCTATTTATGGACTACTCAAGAAATATTGGACCGACTTGATCTTGATACATATTATCCTGTTTTCAGGAGCACTCTTGACAAACAATGAGGGTTTTATTCCCAGTTCAAATTCTACTTTTGGGATTCAGCTTGGGTCCAGCTCCAGTTAGAACTGGA
Coding sequences within it:
- the LOC132171127 gene encoding uncharacterized protein LOC132171127 isoform X1, coding for MVATSFLTPTQSYAAGALFGFALQQAQIHRTHPLGLSVAEEPADERTSSSSGSDSVSEDPELWVHQKSGLLRPVFEFLEIDSSAWSGLEETTGYSPAKHHVGAFLRLLSEESGDNSSQRADMELALSKAIDATALSMKKDSESSKSKREKHREYEHECREKLSTAEVQSSSEAADVHLVPETDSNMSDDKDAHLGSITKMDEKPIEEVTMLSNQRKVTVLYLLLSACLADSRNDNKKRSQRRKGYDARHRVALRLLATWLDIKWAKMEAIEVMVACSAMALAKEEESKGEGKQSSERKWAKWKRGGIIGAAAITGGALMAVTGGLAAPAIAAGLSALAPTLGTLIPVIGAGGFAAAASAAGTVAGSVAVAASFGAAGAGLTGSKMARRVGGVDEFEFKAIGENHNQGRLAVEILVSGFVFDEEDFLRPWEGQNDNLERYALQWESKNLIAVSTAIQDWLTSSIALGLMKQGAMMTVLSTLLTALAWPAVLLAATDFIDSKWTIAVNRSDKAGKLLAEVLLNGLQGNRPVTLVGYSLGARVIFKCLQCLAETEHDAELIERVVLLGAPISIKDENWEAARKMVAGRFVNAYSNADWTLGVAFRASLLTQGLAGIQPINIPGIENVDVTDLIEGHSSYLWTTQEILDRLDLDTYYPVFRSTLDKQ
- the LOC132171127 gene encoding uncharacterized protein LOC132171127 isoform X2, translating into MELALSKAIDATALSMKKDSESSKSKREKHREYEHECREKLSTAEVQSSSEAADVHLVPETDSNMSDDKDAHLGSITKMDEKPIEEVTMLSNQRKVTVLYLLLSACLADSRNDNKKRSQRRKGYDARHRVALRLLATWLDIKWAKMEAIEVMVACSAMALAKEEESKGEGKQSSERKWAKWKRGGIIGAAAITGGALMAVTGGLAAPAIAAGLSALAPTLGTLIPVIGAGGFAAAASAAGTVAGSVAVAASFGAAGAGLTGSKMARRVGGVDEFEFKAIGENHNQGRLAVEILVSGFVFDEEDFLRPWEGQNDNLERYALQWESKNLIAVSTAIQDWLTSSIALGLMKQGAMMTVLSTLLTALAWPAVLLAATDFIDSKWTIAVNRSDKAGKLLAEVLLNGLQGNRPVTLVGYSLGARVIFKCLQCLAETEHDAELIERVVLLGAPISIKDENWEAARKMVAGRFVNAYSNADWTLGVAFRASLLTQGLAGIQPINIPGIENVDVTDLIEGHSSYLWTTQEILDRLDLDTYYPVFRSTLDKQ